In one window of Anaerobacillus alkaliphilus DNA:
- a CDS encoding carbohydrate ABC transporter permease: MALKASGANPKKFHKSQVKFYLFLLPFAVFMLLPILFIFNHAFKPLDELYAFPPRFFVYKPTFDNFTNLFELANASGIPMSRYVFNSLIVTFSVVFLSVVISTMAGYVLSKKNFKGKKAIFEINNAALMFVPIAVIIPRFLTVTILGIEDTFFAHILPLLAMPVGLFLLKQFIDQIPDSLIEAAIIDGASEFKIYLKIILPLIKPAIATAAILAFQLVWNNIETSILFTTSENMRTLAFFMNTLVANTNVVVGQGMAAVASLIMFVPNLILFIILQSMVMNTMSHSGLK, encoded by the coding sequence ATGGCTCTGAAAGCAAGCGGTGCTAATCCAAAGAAATTCCATAAAAGTCAAGTAAAGTTCTATCTTTTCTTACTACCATTTGCGGTGTTTATGCTTTTACCAATCCTTTTTATCTTTAATCATGCCTTTAAACCACTTGATGAACTATATGCTTTTCCACCAAGATTTTTCGTTTACAAACCGACATTTGATAACTTTACAAATCTATTTGAACTAGCCAATGCTTCTGGTATTCCCATGAGTAGATATGTATTTAACAGTTTAATAGTTACATTCTCAGTTGTATTCCTTTCCGTGGTAATTTCTACCATGGCAGGCTATGTGCTTTCTAAAAAGAACTTTAAAGGAAAAAAGGCAATTTTTGAAATCAATAACGCTGCACTAATGTTCGTACCAATAGCAGTCATCATTCCAAGGTTCTTAACCGTTACAATTTTAGGAATTGAAGATACATTTTTTGCACACATACTGCCGTTGCTAGCGATGCCTGTAGGATTGTTCTTATTAAAACAGTTTATTGATCAAATCCCAGATTCGCTAATTGAAGCTGCGATTATTGATGGCGCCAGTGAGTTTAAAATCTATTTAAAAATTATTTTGCCATTAATTAAGCCGGCGATCGCAACAGCTGCGATCTTAGCGTTCCAATTAGTTTGGAATAATATTGAAACGTCAATTTTATTTACAACGAGTGAGAATATGAGAACACTAGCATTCTTTATGAACACACTAGTTGCTAATACAAACGTTGTAGTTGGTCAAGGGATGGCAGCAGTTGCATCATTAATTATGTTTGTTCCAAATTTAATTCTATTTATTATTTTACAAAGTATGGTTATGAACACGATGTCGCATTCTGGGTTAAAGTAG
- a CDS encoding YIP1 family protein, which translates to MLKKYKYIKLFIYILIFLFIYPNHSFANTAYKTFTEDGYGNYVETQTAYTVVNTIIKFGDEQFRQASDLKIDKFGLLYVSDTGNKRILVGNKHGELVRIIGEGVLQRPNGIFIAEDDRLYVADEVAAKVFVFTLEGELVAEFGKPDSILFGKTSTFVPEKVAVDRRDNIYIISRGNPNGIIQINANSGQFIGYFSPNRTVVTPLTVFRKAIFTDEQLSKMISMVPPNAHNLNIDKRGLVYTVTHGERIKSIKKLNMAGLNIIDMNVYDPFPSSIDVGSLDNIFVSGENGFIYEYTSEGNLLFVFGGRDDGRQRVGLFNKISAIALDEHDHIYALDPEKRQIQLFQPTEFADLVHNALALYQNGDYTQSKEPWKEVIRLNSLFDFANLGLGEAYFKEEQYQEALNSYRSAKYKVGYSDAFWENRNIWVRENIITFLFLILGLLIVKKVLSRVESKRRYWFTFKTKMNEKYNLKLIKDLVFLKNFIRSPIDSFYSMKYENKTSYLSSILLLFFFFTLFVLEKYYSGFIFSSVEDGEFAIGSDFAFVFGIFLLVIVSNYLVCTINDGEGKFQHIFSGFIYSFAPYFILKPFVIVFSNILTFNEVYLLNFANFFIYSWVAILIFIMIKEINDYTVKETIKIILLTLFTMLIGVLLLFIVYVLITQMLSFFISIFNEGVYRLENR; encoded by the coding sequence ATGCTTAAAAAGTATAAATATATTAAACTCTTCATTTATATATTAATCTTTTTGTTTATCTATCCCAATCATAGTTTTGCCAATACCGCTTATAAAACCTTTACAGAAGATGGGTATGGAAACTATGTTGAAACCCAGACTGCTTATACAGTAGTGAATACAATTATTAAATTTGGAGATGAACAATTTCGTCAGGCTTCTGATCTAAAAATTGATAAATTTGGACTGTTGTATGTCTCGGATACTGGAAATAAACGAATTCTAGTTGGGAATAAACATGGTGAACTAGTAAGGATAATTGGGGAAGGGGTATTACAAAGACCAAACGGTATTTTCATAGCAGAAGATGATAGGTTATATGTGGCTGATGAAGTGGCAGCAAAAGTCTTTGTTTTTACCTTAGAGGGAGAATTAGTTGCTGAATTTGGAAAACCGGACAGTATCTTATTCGGTAAAACGTCTACGTTTGTTCCAGAAAAGGTGGCCGTAGATCGCCGCGATAATATTTATATCATTTCGAGAGGAAATCCGAATGGAATTATTCAAATTAACGCGAATAGCGGACAGTTTATTGGCTACTTTTCACCTAACCGAACGGTTGTCACGCCGTTAACTGTTTTTCGAAAAGCGATTTTTACAGATGAACAGTTAAGCAAAATGATTAGTATGGTACCGCCCAATGCTCATAACCTAAATATTGATAAACGAGGTCTTGTGTACACCGTTACTCATGGCGAAAGAATAAAGTCTATCAAAAAATTAAATATGGCAGGGCTTAATATTATCGATATGAACGTCTATGACCCATTTCCTTCGTCCATTGACGTAGGATCGTTAGACAATATCTTTGTCTCAGGAGAAAACGGATTTATCTATGAGTATACCAGCGAAGGAAACTTACTTTTTGTTTTTGGTGGGCGAGATGACGGTCGTCAACGGGTCGGACTTTTCAACAAAATTTCAGCGATCGCTTTGGATGAACATGATCATATTTACGCACTTGATCCTGAAAAAAGACAAATTCAACTATTTCAGCCAACTGAATTTGCTGACTTGGTTCATAATGCCTTAGCTCTTTATCAAAATGGTGATTATACACAAAGTAAAGAACCATGGAAAGAGGTTATTCGATTAAATAGTTTGTTCGATTTCGCCAATCTTGGATTAGGTGAAGCCTACTTTAAAGAAGAACAATATCAGGAGGCGTTAAATTCCTATCGCTCAGCCAAGTATAAGGTAGGTTACTCTGACGCTTTTTGGGAAAATCGCAACATCTGGGTTCGAGAAAATATTATTACTTTCCTCTTCTTGATACTTGGATTACTAATCGTCAAGAAAGTGTTAAGTCGGGTCGAAAGCAAACGTCGATATTGGTTCACATTTAAAACTAAGATGAATGAAAAATACAATTTAAAGTTAATCAAGGATCTTGTATTTCTAAAAAACTTCATACGAAGTCCCATTGATAGCTTTTATAGTATGAAATATGAAAACAAAACGAGTTATCTGTCTTCAATTTTATTGCTATTTTTCTTCTTTACTCTCTTTGTTTTAGAAAAGTATTACTCTGGGTTTATTTTCAGTTCAGTAGAAGATGGGGAATTTGCGATAGGTTCAGATTTTGCCTTTGTTTTTGGAATTTTCTTATTAGTCATCGTATCGAACTACTTAGTTTGTACGATCAATGATGGAGAAGGTAAATTTCAACACATCTTTAGTGGATTTATCTATTCGTTTGCCCCTTATTTTATACTGAAGCCGTTTGTGATTGTGTTCAGTAATATCTTAACTTTTAATGAGGTTTACCTATTAAATTTTGCTAATTTTTTCATTTATTCGTGGGTAGCTATATTGATCTTCATTATGATTAAGGAGATTAATGATTACACAGTAAAAGAAACGATAAAAATTATTCTTTTGACATTGTTTACAATGCTTATTGGTGTCCTATTACTCTTTATTGTGTATGTACTAATTACCCAAATGCTTTCATTCTTCATTTCTATCTTTAACGAGGGGGTGTATCGACTTGAGAATCGTTAA
- a CDS encoding DUF5696 domain-containing protein gives MRIVKTKTAVKLVLFIAIVASLFTFVFMSEDSEISVNIPNTPSIPEPTDTSKEEKPEDQPAPAPEPEQVGLEDDGLENRVSTIASRQAAIDGHKYLTENEKIEMYVKEENLSIVIRDKNTGAVMYSTIEKPVQSNEAWTNFMKSSIVMEYLVGTNIVTYRADMYSNNPKKEITYKEDGFHAKVTYPELEITFELNVSLTDSGLVTEIPKDKIQENNERYKVSGFYVYPFLGYSKLGEREGYMFIPDGSGALIHLKDNDGKFRQPYSEMVYGNNVGIDDPLVLSLFNGMNPFNNPEKILAPVFGMVQTDTNIGFLGIIEEGQYSAKIEAYPSGAILPYNWVTSKFIYRQVYNQPTSQQSGTMVVRQRNMNDFNIRVRYEFLSQEKATYFGLAERYRNYLLDNQLIMKREDDFKVRVDMFGADVENGLISKKNVTMTTFGQASQIFNDLQSKGIDQILSIYKGWQNKGYFAGLPFRSFKPESALNDDKSLLDLIDESKEQNIDLFLYHDALRINLAENRNPTYKVMRKFNKRQYSEDVYGKVYKSFHYLQPKSSVDTLERMQKQYSNHGVDQLLIAGISNQLFSFSDSNKEYDRITTKGYYEEIISNYDQQFDLLLEQPFSYLWKYTNAMIDLPASSSGYVFTDEDIPFIALTLKGIVPMYSEYVNFQANQVEFFLKLVEQGINPSFLLTHEDPAALLNTNSSSIYSSKYERYEDVIEQYYFDLKEIHETTKNSVIVNFQRSNGITTVTYDNGTTIYVNYQDRDVKVAGQTIQALSYKVVRGR, from the coding sequence TTGAGAATCGTTAAAACAAAAACAGCGGTAAAACTTGTGCTCTTTATCGCCATTGTTGCTAGTCTATTCACTTTTGTTTTTATGAGTGAAGACTCGGAGATCTCAGTGAATATTCCGAACACTCCATCTATACCTGAGCCGACCGATACCTCCAAAGAAGAAAAACCGGAGGATCAACCGGCACCAGCCCCTGAACCGGAACAAGTAGGCTTAGAGGACGATGGTTTAGAAAATCGTGTCAGTACAATCGCATCAAGGCAAGCTGCCATTGATGGACATAAGTACTTAACTGAAAATGAAAAAATTGAAATGTATGTAAAAGAAGAAAATCTCTCGATTGTCATTAGAGACAAAAACACTGGTGCGGTGATGTACTCAACGATTGAGAAACCGGTTCAAAGTAATGAAGCGTGGACAAATTTTATGAAATCATCGATTGTTATGGAATATTTAGTAGGAACAAATATTGTTACGTATCGGGCAGATATGTATTCAAATAATCCGAAAAAAGAAATCACTTACAAAGAAGATGGTTTTCATGCAAAAGTAACATATCCTGAACTTGAAATTACCTTTGAGTTAAATGTCAGTTTAACAGATTCAGGCTTGGTCACTGAAATTCCAAAAGATAAAATTCAAGAAAATAACGAGCGCTATAAAGTCTCAGGTTTTTATGTCTATCCATTTTTAGGCTATTCCAAATTGGGAGAGCGTGAAGGGTATATGTTTATCCCAGATGGATCAGGTGCATTAATTCATTTAAAGGATAACGATGGAAAGTTCAGACAACCATATTCCGAAATGGTTTATGGGAATAATGTCGGGATTGATGATCCTTTAGTATTATCGTTGTTTAACGGTATGAACCCCTTTAATAATCCTGAAAAAATTCTAGCTCCTGTTTTTGGAATGGTTCAGACAGATACAAACATAGGGTTTCTAGGAATTATTGAGGAAGGACAATATAGTGCAAAAATTGAGGCCTATCCAAGTGGTGCTATTCTTCCATACAACTGGGTAACATCTAAATTCATTTATCGTCAAGTATACAATCAACCGACAAGTCAGCAATCTGGAACGATGGTTGTTCGTCAAAGAAATATGAATGATTTTAATATAAGAGTTCGTTATGAATTCTTATCCCAAGAGAAAGCAACTTACTTTGGTTTAGCTGAAAGATATCGAAACTACTTACTAGATAATCAGTTGATCATGAAACGAGAAGATGATTTTAAAGTACGAGTAGATATGTTCGGTGCTGATGTAGAGAATGGACTGATATCTAAGAAGAATGTAACAATGACAACATTTGGTCAGGCTAGTCAAATTTTTAATGATTTACAAAGTAAAGGAATTGACCAAATTCTCTCTATTTACAAAGGTTGGCAGAATAAAGGATATTTTGCTGGGTTGCCATTCCGTTCATTTAAACCCGAATCAGCTTTAAACGATGATAAAAGTCTCCTAGATTTAATAGACGAGAGTAAGGAACAAAACATTGATTTGTTTTTGTATCACGATGCTCTAAGAATTAACTTAGCTGAAAATCGAAATCCGACGTATAAAGTCATGAGAAAATTTAATAAAAGGCAGTATAGTGAAGATGTTTACGGTAAAGTTTACAAATCTTTTCATTATTTACAACCAAAATCTAGTGTAGACACTTTGGAAAGAATGCAGAAACAATACTCAAATCATGGTGTTGATCAACTTCTCATTGCCGGAATTTCAAATCAATTATTTTCCTTCAGTGATAGTAATAAGGAATATGATCGGATTACAACAAAGGGATATTACGAGGAGATCATCTCAAATTATGATCAACAGTTTGATTTATTGTTAGAGCAACCATTCTCTTATTTGTGGAAATATACAAATGCAATGATCGATCTTCCGGCAAGTTCATCAGGTTATGTTTTTACGGATGAAGATATTCCTTTTATTGCTCTCACATTAAAAGGGATCGTGCCAATGTATTCGGAGTATGTTAACTTTCAAGCAAACCAAGTTGAATTTTTCTTGAAACTTGTTGAACAGGGGATAAATCCCTCATTCTTACTCACGCACGAAGATCCAGCAGCGTTGTTAAATACGAACTCTTCATCAATATATAGTTCGAAATATGAGCGTTATGAAGACGTTATTGAACAATACTACTTTGATCTAAAAGAAATTCATGAGACAACGAAAAATTCAGTGATTGTCAATTTTCAGCGGTCAAACGGGATCACCACAGTAACCTACGATAATGGAACAACGATTTATGTGAACTATCAGGACCGTGATGTTAAAGTGGCCGGACAAACAATTCAAGCTTTGTCATATAAGGTGGTGCGAGGCCGATGA
- a CDS encoding carbohydrate ABC transporter permease, whose product MKINRKSMYGYLFISPWLVGFLIFVVWPLGQSFYFSLNNMRITPTGLQFRYVGFNNYLDVWLKDMFFIQELLQFVLHILLRVPVIVVFALIIAMLLNEKVRFQGVFRTIFFLPVIVASGPVIDQLVSQGATTVPMVDQGVIISVLTAFFPMWLAQVIGQLFNQIIIILWYSGVQILIFLAVLQKIDAALYEAAKIDGASGWECFWKITLPSIKPIILINFVYTLVFLANSSQNTIINLIYTNMFSATRGYGFASAMAWMYAVIISILLLIIFLVFREKETKRA is encoded by the coding sequence ATGAAAATAAATCGGAAAAGTATGTATGGATATTTATTTATATCCCCTTGGTTGGTTGGATTTCTCATTTTTGTCGTATGGCCATTAGGGCAATCCTTTTATTTCAGCTTAAATAATATGAGAATTACACCTACTGGCTTACAGTTTCGATATGTTGGTTTTAACAACTATTTAGATGTTTGGTTAAAAGATATGTTTTTTATCCAGGAGCTCTTACAATTTGTTCTTCATATTCTCTTAAGAGTCCCAGTCATAGTCGTGTTTGCCTTGATTATTGCGATGCTCTTAAATGAAAAAGTAAGATTTCAAGGGGTATTTCGAACCATATTCTTTTTACCGGTCATTGTTGCCAGTGGCCCTGTGATTGACCAATTAGTCAGCCAGGGTGCGACAACAGTGCCAATGGTAGATCAAGGTGTCATTATTAGTGTTTTAACTGCATTTTTCCCTATGTGGTTGGCTCAGGTTATCGGACAATTGTTTAATCAAATCATTATTATTCTTTGGTACTCAGGGGTGCAAATATTAATCTTTCTTGCTGTGCTTCAGAAAATTGATGCTGCGTTATACGAGGCGGCGAAAATTGATGGAGCTTCAGGTTGGGAATGTTTTTGGAAGATCACGCTGCCTTCGATCAAACCTATTATCTTAATTAATTTTGTTTATACTCTTGTATTTTTAGCAAACAGTAGTCAAAACACGATCATTAATTTAATTTATACGAATATGTTCTCAGCCACGAGGGGGTATGGTTTCGCATCTGCCATGGCATGGATGTACGCGGTAATTATCTCGATATTGCTTCTGATCATTTTCTTGGTCTTCCGGGAAAAAGAAACTAAAAGAGCTTAG